The Azospirillum brasilense genome window below encodes:
- a CDS encoding YMGG-like glycine zipper-containing protein: MVKKLAVIVVGGLVLTGCSNLSHREQRTLSGGAIGAAGGAAVGALTGGSAVMGGVIGGAAGAAVGALTSNNGKHR, encoded by the coding sequence ATGGTGAAGAAACTGGCAGTGATCGTGGTTGGCGGCCTTGTTCTGACGGGTTGCTCGAACCTCAGCCACCGCGAACAGCGCACGCTGTCAGGTGGCGCCATCGGCGCCGCGGGCGGTGCCGCGGTCGGCGCCCTGACGGGGGGCAGCGCCGTGATGGGCGGTGTGATCGGCGGCGCGGCCGGCGCCGCGGTGGGCGCCCTGACCTCCAACAACGGCAAGCACCGGTAA
- a CDS encoding ABC transporter ATP-binding protein: protein MSKLSIRNVEKTFPGRNSTAPTRALVPTSLEVADNDFITILGPSGCGKSTLLRIVAGLETPSAGEVLLEGEAVSGPGPDRGMVFQSYTLFPWLTVRDNVCFGLRERGLPRAEQLAIADRFLAQVGLKGFENHHPAQLSGGMQQRTALARALANDPKMLLLDEPFGALDHQTRELMQELLLGIWEADRKTVMFVTHDIDEAIFMASRVVVMSARPGRIKCDIPIELPHPRSYKVKTTPEFAAYKERLTEEIRVETIKAVTMER from the coding sequence ATGAGCAAGCTGTCCATCCGCAACGTCGAGAAGACCTTCCCCGGCCGCAACAGCACGGCGCCCACCCGCGCGCTGGTGCCGACGAGCCTGGAGGTCGCCGACAACGATTTCATCACCATCCTGGGGCCGTCGGGCTGCGGCAAGTCCACGCTGCTGCGCATCGTCGCCGGGCTGGAGACGCCGAGCGCCGGCGAGGTGCTGCTGGAGGGCGAGGCGGTGTCCGGCCCCGGCCCCGACCGCGGCATGGTGTTCCAGTCCTACACGTTGTTCCCCTGGCTGACCGTGCGTGACAACGTCTGCTTCGGCCTGCGCGAGCGCGGCCTGCCGCGGGCGGAGCAGTTGGCGATCGCCGACCGCTTCCTGGCCCAGGTCGGGTTGAAGGGCTTCGAGAACCACCACCCCGCCCAGCTGTCCGGCGGCATGCAGCAGCGCACGGCGCTGGCCCGCGCGCTGGCCAACGACCCGAAGATGCTGCTGCTCGACGAGCCGTTCGGCGCGCTGGACCACCAGACGCGCGAGCTGATGCAGGAGTTGCTGCTCGGCATCTGGGAGGCTGACCGCAAGACGGTGATGTTCGTCACCCACGACATCGACGAGGCCATTTTCATGGCCAGCCGCGTCGTGGTGATGTCGGCCCGCCCCGGCCGCATCAAGTGCGACATCCCCATCGAGTTGCCGCACCCCCGCTCCTACAAGGTCAAGACCACCCCGGAATTCGCCGCCTACAAGGAACGGCTGACCGAGGAGATCCGCGTCGAGACCATCAAGGCCGTGACGATGGAGCGCTGA
- a CDS encoding ABC transporter substrate-binding protein → MRKTSWMAGALAAAVAGLCAVSASAQTKVTVAMSGWTGFAPITLAKETGIFKKNGIEVEIKKMPTSNRHQAMAAGEVQAITTTVDTHLLYASSGVDVTQVLVLDSSHGGDGIVVRDAINGLADLKGKQVAVQYGGVPQFWLAYVLKKNGMSIGDLQTVNLQPPDAANAFVAGQFDAAVTYEPYLSKVREANGKIIVTSDQTPGVIIDTLAFQPDYIQKNPKVVKAFVDSWFEALDAIKADEKKAFEIMARDINQTPEEFATSVKTVRWYDKAGNVEYLTKTMPTFIKEVQDVMLEAKLIRKAPPSLDSMIDTSFVK, encoded by the coding sequence ATGAGGAAGACGTCGTGGATGGCCGGAGCCCTGGCGGCGGCGGTCGCCGGGCTGTGCGCGGTTTCCGCCTCGGCGCAGACCAAGGTGACCGTGGCGATGAGCGGCTGGACCGGCTTCGCGCCGATCACGCTGGCCAAGGAAACGGGCATCTTCAAGAAGAACGGCATCGAGGTCGAGATCAAGAAGATGCCGACCTCCAACCGCCACCAGGCGATGGCGGCGGGTGAGGTGCAGGCGATCACCACCACGGTGGACACCCACCTGCTCTACGCCTCCTCCGGCGTGGACGTGACGCAGGTGCTGGTGCTCGACAGCTCGCACGGCGGCGACGGCATCGTCGTGCGCGACGCAATCAACGGCCTCGCCGATCTGAAGGGCAAGCAGGTGGCCGTGCAGTATGGCGGCGTGCCGCAGTTCTGGCTGGCCTACGTGCTGAAGAAGAACGGCATGTCGATCGGCGATTTGCAGACCGTCAACCTCCAGCCGCCCGACGCCGCCAACGCCTTCGTCGCCGGCCAGTTCGACGCCGCCGTGACCTATGAGCCGTACCTGTCCAAGGTGCGCGAGGCCAATGGCAAGATCATCGTCACGTCCGACCAGACGCCGGGCGTCATCATCGACACGCTGGCCTTCCAGCCCGACTACATCCAGAAGAACCCGAAGGTCGTGAAAGCCTTCGTCGACAGCTGGTTCGAGGCGCTGGACGCGATCAAGGCGGACGAGAAGAAGGCCTTCGAGATCATGGCCCGCGACATCAACCAGACGCCGGAGGAGTTCGCCACCTCCGTCAAAACCGTGCGCTGGTACGACAAGGCCGGCAACGTCGAGTATCTGACCAAGACCATGCCGACCTTCATCAAGGAGGTCCAGGACGTGATGCTGGAGGCCAAGCTGATCCGCAAGGCGCCGCCGAGCCTGGACAGCATGATCGATACGTCCTTCGTGAAGTAA
- a CDS encoding ABC transporter permease encodes MSPLFTPLKPVAPALRTVLGIACFVLFFLGWGIATYGGFVKPLFLASPGDTLTAGIALFREFGFAEDIAVTVWRVFAGFAMAAALAVPLGILMGAFKPVEAFFEAFVSFARYLPASAFIPLLILWAGVGELQKVLVIFIGSVFQLVIMVTVIVSGIRSDLVEAAYTLGAKRDGVVLRVLLPAASPQIFEALRLVLGWAWTYVIVAELVGASRGIGHMIIDAQRFLDTGQMIFGIFVIGVIGLITDLLFRALNARLFPWAKGR; translated from the coding sequence ATGTCCCCCCTCTTCACTCCGCTGAAGCCGGTCGCTCCGGCGCTGCGCACGGTGCTGGGCATCGCCTGTTTCGTGCTGTTCTTCCTGGGCTGGGGCATCGCCACCTACGGCGGCTTCGTGAAGCCGCTGTTCCTGGCCTCGCCCGGCGACACGCTGACGGCGGGCATCGCGCTGTTCCGGGAGTTCGGCTTTGCCGAGGACATCGCCGTCACCGTCTGGCGCGTCTTTGCCGGCTTCGCCATGGCCGCCGCCCTGGCGGTGCCGCTGGGCATCCTGATGGGCGCCTTCAAGCCGGTGGAGGCCTTCTTCGAGGCCTTCGTGTCCTTCGCCCGCTACCTGCCGGCCTCGGCCTTCATCCCGCTGCTGATCCTGTGGGCGGGTGTGGGCGAGTTGCAGAAGGTCCTGGTCATCTTCATCGGCTCGGTCTTCCAGCTCGTCATCATGGTGACGGTCATCGTGTCGGGCATCCGCAGCGATCTGGTGGAGGCCGCCTACACGCTGGGCGCCAAGCGCGACGGCGTGGTGCTGCGCGTCCTGCTGCCCGCCGCCTCGCCGCAGATCTTCGAGGCGCTGCGCCTCGTGCTCGGCTGGGCCTGGACCTACGTGATCGTGGCGGAGTTGGTGGGCGCGTCGCGCGGCATCGGCCACATGATCATCGACGCCCAGCGCTTCCTGGACACCGGCCAGATGATCTTCGGCATCTTCGTGATCGGCGTGATCGGCCTGATCACCGACCTGCTGTTCCGGGCGCTCAACGCCCGTCTCTTCCCGTGGGCCAAAGGACGATAA